Proteins encoded by one window of Sinorhizobium arboris LMG 14919:
- a CDS encoding EF-hand domain-containing protein, producing MSPMKFPAVTALAALMAISTAAAAAAQAPDPIPPAGEMPAEDQGIEPDMEPGDRGGAEGVIQGDQPDMMREDMVRGDRMHGDRMRHRDRMRGMMMHRQMMHRQMMKIMFAITDADNDGALSFEEISTIHKRIFDKVDNNRDGKVTPEEIQGFFHD from the coding sequence GCCGTGACCGCTCTGGCTGCTCTTATGGCCATCAGCACCGCAGCCGCCGCTGCCGCCCAGGCACCCGATCCCATTCCGCCCGCCGGAGAAATGCCCGCCGAGGACCAGGGTATCGAACCGGACATGGAACCCGGCGATCGAGGGGGCGCTGAAGGAGTGATCCAAGGCGATCAGCCCGACATGATGCGCGAGGACATGGTACGCGGCGACCGGATGCATGGCGATCGCATGCGCCACCGCGACCGGATGCGGGGCATGATGATGCACCGGCAGATGATGCACCGGCAGATGATGAAGATCATGTTCGCCATCACCGATGCGGACAATGACGGCGCCCTTTCCTTCGAGGAGATCAGCACCATTCACAAGCGGATTTTCGACAAGGTCGATAACAACCGCGACGGTAAGGTCACGCCGGAGGAGATACAGGGCTTCTTCCACGATTAG
- a CDS encoding DUF488 domain-containing protein translates to MAPFQLKRIYEAPTASDGTRILVDRLWPRGVAKDKAGIDLWLRDIAPSDALRKRFHGKPEDWDAFCAAYAEELESEAAEAAVAELRERLREGPVTLLYAARDETHNNAVALKAWLERGRGVAP, encoded by the coding sequence ATGGCACCATTCCAGTTGAAGCGGATCTACGAGGCCCCGACTGCTTCCGACGGCACGCGCATTCTCGTCGACCGCCTCTGGCCGCGCGGCGTCGCCAAAGACAAGGCTGGAATCGATCTCTGGCTCAGGGACATCGCTCCCAGCGATGCGCTGCGCAAGCGGTTTCATGGCAAGCCGGAGGACTGGGACGCGTTTTGCGCCGCCTATGCGGAGGAGCTCGAGAGCGAAGCGGCGGAGGCGGCGGTGGCCGAGTTGCGTGAACGGCTGAGAGAAGGCCCGGTGACGCTGCTTTATGCGGCGCGGGACGAGACGCACAACAATGCGGTTGCGCTGAAGGCATGGCTGGAGCGGGGAAGGGGAGTGGCCCCTTAG
- a CDS encoding class I SAM-dependent methyltransferase: protein MTSSFNVHDAAGYEQLMGRWSRKLAPEFIDFAGVADGEKILDVGCGTGSLTFALADAARLAEIAAIDYSPVFVEEAARRNTDPRIKIRQADACALPFEDRTFDRAFALLVLHFVPEAGKAVAEMRRVVRPGGVVAAAVWDHLGGMPGMRMMVDTVAALSEGGRQLRARYCFQPMMQPQEMKRTFVEQGLMDVTETQLMIRMDYRNFDDYWAPIAAGEGPLGKYVATLDAEERSRTGAAVRDAYEAGRPDGPRSFANIAWACRGIVP from the coding sequence ATGACATCAAGCTTCAACGTGCATGACGCGGCCGGCTATGAGCAGCTTATGGGCCGCTGGAGCCGGAAACTTGCGCCGGAATTCATCGATTTCGCCGGCGTCGCCGATGGCGAAAAGATTTTGGACGTCGGCTGCGGCACCGGCAGTCTCACCTTCGCGCTCGCCGACGCCGCCAGGCTCGCAGAGATCGCCGCGATCGACTATTCGCCCGTCTTCGTCGAGGAGGCAGCCCGGCGGAATACCGATCCGCGCATAAAGATAAGACAGGCGGATGCCTGCGCCCTGCCGTTCGAAGACCGGACCTTCGACCGCGCCTTCGCCCTTCTCGTGCTCCACTTCGTGCCCGAAGCGGGCAAGGCCGTGGCCGAGATGCGTCGTGTGGTGCGTCCGGGCGGCGTCGTCGCGGCGGCCGTGTGGGACCATCTCGGCGGAATGCCCGGCATGCGCATGATGGTCGACACGGTGGCGGCGCTCAGCGAGGGCGGGCGCCAGCTTCGGGCCCGCTACTGCTTCCAGCCGATGATGCAGCCGCAGGAAATGAAACGGACATTTGTCGAGCAGGGGCTCATGGATGTTACGGAAACCCAGCTGATGATCCGCATGGATTACCGGAACTTTGACGATTACTGGGCGCCGATTGCCGCCGGCGAAGGGCCGCTCGGCAAATATGTGGCGACGCTCGATGCGGAGGAGCGGTCGCGCACCGGTGCCGCCGTGCGCGACGCATACGAGGCCGGCCGGCCCGACGGTCCACGCTCCTTTGCGAACATAGCCTGGGCCTGCCGGGGCATAGTTCCCTGA
- a CDS encoding VOC family protein has protein sequence MRFINPIPFVRDIERSKKFYRDVLGLKMLKDFGTFVLFETGFSIHEGSSLEQTIWREASVAKEPYGRRNLLLYFEHEDVDLAFQAIAPHVELIHAVERQAWGQRVFRFYDPDRHAIEIGEPQILGSSGNSGGA, from the coding sequence ATGCGTTTTATCAATCCGATCCCTTTCGTCCGCGACATCGAGCGCTCAAAGAAGTTTTACCGAGACGTGCTCGGGCTCAAAATGCTGAAGGATTTCGGAACGTTCGTGCTTTTCGAGACCGGCTTTTCAATCCACGAGGGAAGCTCGCTGGAACAAACGATTTGGCGGGAAGCATCTGTTGCGAAAGAACCTTATGGGCGAAGAAACCTGCTGCTGTATTTCGAACACGAGGATGTTGACCTCGCTTTCCAGGCCATTGCCCCCCACGTGGAACTGATCCATGCTGTCGAGCGGCAAGCATGGGGGCAGCGGGTGTTCCGCTTTTACGATCCAGACAGGCATGCCATCGAGATTGGAGAACCGCAAATTCTCGGATCTTCGGGCAACTCGGGCGGTGCCTGA
- a CDS encoding HAMP domain-containing sensor histidine kinase codes for MRGLFWKFFTITWLMMAASIAGLFAISALLDVGPLSQDIAREQRVFALDVAERLLGREGEEAAQAFARAARAAPRPVELSISEAGPETACADIDARTMRGVVADGRCIRVTSTTPEPGIVAETWPKLVPWISALIASAVSAFWLARYLIRPVAHLRHGLSALAHGRFDVRIGDKMGGRKDEVTALAHDFDASAARLQELHEVQQRLFHDVSHELRSPLSRLQAAIGVLRQNPSKLEAMMDRMDREIERIDGLVGEILTLARLSAGSGDRAVQTLDLMDLLNEIVEDATFEAQARGIAVCHDRAAAFVAEVDGELIYRAFENVIRNALKYSPDNSRVSICSQIVDGTLRVTVTDEGPGVPVSELERIFQPFSRGTDAAALNGFGLGLAITRQAIVQHGGRVTASTAARGGLAVTLEIPQATAHKRGGATRGGAP; via the coding sequence ATGCGCGGCCTGTTTTGGAAGTTCTTCACCATCACCTGGTTGATGATGGCGGCATCGATCGCAGGGCTGTTCGCAATCAGTGCTCTGCTTGATGTTGGCCCGCTCTCCCAGGACATCGCACGCGAGCAGCGGGTCTTCGCCCTTGACGTGGCCGAACGGCTGCTCGGGCGAGAGGGGGAAGAGGCCGCTCAGGCGTTCGCGCGGGCCGCAAGGGCGGCGCCTCGGCCTGTCGAACTGTCCATATCCGAGGCCGGTCCGGAGACAGCTTGCGCCGATATCGATGCCAGGACCATGCGCGGCGTCGTTGCCGATGGCAGATGCATCCGCGTGACATCCACCACTCCGGAACCCGGTATCGTTGCGGAAACCTGGCCGAAGCTGGTGCCATGGATATCGGCCCTCATCGCAAGCGCGGTCTCCGCATTCTGGCTCGCGCGTTATCTCATTCGCCCCGTCGCCCACCTCCGCCACGGCCTGAGCGCTCTCGCCCATGGCCGGTTCGACGTTCGCATCGGCGACAAAATGGGCGGCCGGAAGGACGAGGTGACGGCGCTCGCCCATGACTTCGACGCCAGCGCCGCGCGCCTGCAGGAGCTCCATGAGGTCCAGCAGCGACTGTTCCACGATGTGTCCCATGAGCTGCGCTCGCCGCTGTCCCGGCTTCAGGCGGCAATCGGTGTGCTTCGGCAGAATCCGTCGAAGCTTGAGGCCATGATGGATCGCATGGATCGCGAAATCGAGCGAATCGACGGACTGGTTGGTGAGATCCTCACGCTTGCGCGATTGTCCGCCGGCTCGGGCGATCGCGCCGTACAGACACTCGATCTGATGGATTTGCTTAACGAGATCGTCGAGGACGCAACTTTCGAGGCTCAGGCGCGTGGGATTGCCGTTTGCCACGACCGCGCCGCCGCGTTCGTCGCGGAGGTCGATGGGGAGTTGATCTATCGCGCCTTCGAGAACGTCATCCGCAATGCCTTGAAATATTCCCCCGACAACTCCCGCGTTTCGATTTGCTCCCAAATTGTCGACGGGACGCTTCGTGTGACGGTCACGGATGAAGGGCCGGGCGTGCCGGTGTCCGAACTCGAGAGAATCTTCCAGCCGTTTTCGCGCGGAACCGATGCGGCTGCGCTAAACGGCTTCGGACTTGGTCTGGCCATCACAAGGCAAGCAATTGTACAGCATGGTGGCCGGGTCACGGCTTCGACAGCCGCCCGTGGTGGCCTGGCGGTCACCTTGGAGATTCCCCAGGCGACTGCCCATAAACGGGGCGGGGCCACTAGGGGTGGAGCCCCTTAA
- a CDS encoding response regulator transcription factor, giving the protein MAKVLLIDDDVDLTTLLKEYLSEEGFEVATAQDGRAAITQATSNAVDIIVLDIMMPHVNGIDVLQRIRRLSTVPVLMLTAKGDDVDRIAGLNLGADDYVPKPCSPGELAARLKAILRRVGSSGAGTSQDVLRVGELVMHPGNRTAEWGGARLELTGTEFSLLEVLARNAGQLVSKQEISKHAFGRPLTPFDRRIDVHLSSVRQKLGAREDGQSWIQSVRGQGYQLLKDR; this is encoded by the coding sequence ATGGCAAAGGTTCTTCTCATCGACGACGACGTCGATCTCACTACGCTCCTGAAGGAGTATCTCTCCGAGGAGGGGTTTGAGGTCGCGACCGCGCAGGACGGGCGCGCCGCGATCACTCAGGCCACATCGAATGCCGTCGACATCATCGTCCTCGATATCATGATGCCGCACGTGAACGGCATCGATGTCCTGCAGCGGATCAGGCGGCTGAGCACGGTCCCCGTCCTGATGCTGACGGCCAAGGGCGATGACGTCGACCGGATCGCCGGGCTCAATCTCGGCGCCGACGACTATGTACCGAAGCCCTGCTCGCCCGGCGAGCTCGCGGCACGGCTGAAGGCCATATTGCGCCGTGTCGGCTCCTCCGGTGCCGGAACATCGCAAGACGTGCTGCGGGTGGGCGAACTCGTCATGCATCCGGGAAACAGGACGGCGGAATGGGGCGGCGCGCGTCTGGAACTGACGGGCACCGAGTTCAGCCTGCTCGAAGTGCTCGCCCGCAATGCCGGCCAGCTCGTCTCCAAGCAGGAGATCTCGAAGCATGCCTTCGGGCGGCCCCTGACGCCTTTTGATCGGCGCATCGACGTTCATCTCAGCAGCGTGCGCCAGAAGCTCGGCGCCAGGGAAGACGGCCAGTCCTGGATACAGTCGGTGCGGGGACAAGGCTATCAGCTCCTGAAGGACCGATGA
- a CDS encoding efflux transporter outer membrane subunit, whose protein sequence is MKTALEKKLLPSAAVTLSLLLSGCATFAELRPTEVKTAKVWHATVPHGGNASSLVSWWSTFSDPSLTSLIDYAQEENPSLASAAADIDKARATLASARASLFPGLDGSASVTRSATDGDAANRIAASTTSSGGLDASWEIDLFGKTRQKSEAAQLRIHEQIANWHEARVSLAAEVADYYVQYRACRQLENAYSVELASQRETIRATETAATSGLTSTADLALARASAASSSSTLTAQEAECEVLVKTLAQVTGGDEARVRQLLVRGKAGIPMPMNFKLTAVPADALRQRPDINALELELAASIADVGAAKADLYPSLSLGGSVTISSSTLTAESLPWSFGPALTIPLLDGGSRRAVVKSAIADYDTAVANYKSGVLSAIAEVETALVRVDSTRRRIGDASSAARNYRTYFNSIDSNWRAGGVSLLDREEARRSAQSAEISLIEIRRDAVRYWIALYKALGGGWDAGSALPVQRQAKIQGLY, encoded by the coding sequence ATGAAAACTGCACTCGAAAAGAAACTTTTGCCGTCTGCGGCAGTCACGCTCAGCCTGCTTCTGTCCGGCTGCGCCACATTCGCAGAGCTTCGGCCGACCGAAGTCAAGACCGCAAAGGTCTGGCACGCGACCGTGCCGCATGGCGGCAACGCATCGAGCCTCGTGTCGTGGTGGTCGACCTTCAGCGACCCTTCGTTGACCTCTCTCATCGACTATGCCCAGGAGGAGAACCCCAGCCTTGCCTCGGCCGCCGCCGACATCGACAAGGCGCGCGCAACGCTGGCCTCCGCGCGGGCAAGCCTGTTTCCAGGACTCGACGGTTCAGCCTCCGTCACGCGTTCTGCCACCGACGGCGACGCCGCCAACCGCATTGCCGCCTCGACGACGTCGAGCGGCGGTCTGGATGCGTCGTGGGAGATCGATCTGTTCGGCAAGACGCGGCAAAAGAGCGAGGCGGCTCAGCTCCGGATCCATGAACAGATCGCCAACTGGCACGAGGCGCGTGTCTCGCTCGCCGCCGAAGTGGCCGATTATTATGTTCAGTACCGGGCCTGCCGGCAGCTCGAGAACGCCTACAGCGTCGAACTCGCCTCGCAGCGGGAGACGATCCGGGCGACGGAAACCGCCGCCACCTCCGGCCTCACTTCCACCGCCGACCTGGCCTTGGCACGGGCGAGCGCTGCCTCATCCTCCTCGACACTGACGGCGCAAGAGGCTGAATGCGAAGTCCTGGTCAAAACACTCGCCCAGGTCACCGGCGGTGACGAGGCACGGGTCCGCCAATTGCTGGTCAGGGGCAAGGCGGGCATACCGATGCCGATGAACTTCAAGCTGACCGCAGTGCCGGCCGATGCCCTGCGGCAGCGTCCGGACATCAACGCGCTCGAACTGGAGCTTGCCGCCTCAATTGCCGATGTCGGGGCGGCGAAGGCCGATCTCTATCCGAGCTTGAGCCTTGGCGGTTCAGTGACGATCAGCAGTTCGACGCTGACGGCCGAATCCCTGCCCTGGTCCTTCGGTCCGGCACTGACCATCCCCTTGCTTGATGGTGGATCACGACGGGCAGTCGTCAAGAGTGCGATCGCCGACTACGACACGGCGGTCGCCAACTACAAGTCCGGCGTGCTGAGCGCGATTGCCGAGGTCGAGACCGCGCTTGTTCGGGTCGACAGCACCCGCAGGCGCATCGGTGACGCCAGCAGCGCGGCCCGCAACTACCGGACCTACTTCAACTCGATCGATTCGAACTGGCGGGCGGGCGGCGTCAGCCTGCTCGACCGGGAAGAAGCCCGGCGCTCGGCGCAGTCGGCGGAGATCTCGCTCATCGAAATCCGGCGCGATGCGGTCCGCTACTGGATCGCGCTCTACAAGGCGCTCGGCGGAGGCTGGGACGCCGGCTCCGCTTTGCCGGTTCAGCGCCAGGCAAAGATACAAGGACTTTACTGA
- a CDS encoding efflux RND transporter periplasmic adaptor subunit: MQPARLLGALFAGASLAFSALPSHAQQQEEAAALTVAVVKPAERRWAETVPASGWLTPWHEAIIASEISGLRITDVLVDVGSVVSKGQPLVRLADETVLADLRKEEAALETAKADLAKAKANADRARKVQGSGALSDEKVTEYLIAEQTAEASLKSADATLDSQKIKIDQTTIAAVDDGQITSRSAQLGAVVSSGTELFRLVRQSRVEWQAEVSARYLPRIKEGLGTVIAGPGDRRIAGTVRLVGPTVSTDTGRAIVYVTLPAEDHPPVGIYVTGQIELQSTSALTVPETALVFRDGINYIFTVDADHRASRVRVETGRRNAGEVEILSGIDRSTSVVKSGGAFLSDNALVRVEGEAQ, from the coding sequence ATGCAGCCTGCCCGTCTTCTGGGTGCCCTGTTCGCCGGGGCGAGCCTAGCTTTCTCAGCCCTGCCTTCCCATGCACAGCAGCAGGAGGAAGCCGCGGCCCTCACCGTGGCCGTCGTGAAGCCGGCGGAACGCCGATGGGCGGAGACCGTGCCGGCGAGCGGCTGGCTAACGCCGTGGCACGAGGCGATCATCGCATCGGAAATCAGCGGCCTTCGTATCACCGACGTTCTCGTCGATGTCGGCTCTGTGGTCTCGAAGGGTCAGCCGCTCGTCCGACTTGCGGACGAGACGGTGCTTGCGGATCTGCGCAAGGAAGAGGCCGCGCTCGAAACGGCGAAAGCCGATCTTGCCAAGGCCAAGGCAAATGCGGACCGGGCGCGCAAGGTGCAGGGCAGCGGCGCGCTTTCGGACGAGAAGGTCACCGAATACCTGATCGCCGAGCAAACCGCCGAGGCGAGCCTCAAGTCCGCGGATGCCACGCTGGACAGCCAGAAGATCAAGATCGATCAGACCACGATCGCCGCGGTCGACGACGGGCAGATCACCTCCCGCTCCGCGCAGCTCGGCGCGGTGGTCTCCTCCGGCACCGAGCTCTTCCGTCTGGTCCGGCAAAGTCGCGTCGAATGGCAGGCCGAGGTCTCGGCACGTTATCTACCCCGCATCAAGGAGGGCCTTGGCACCGTGATCGCCGGGCCTGGCGACCGGCGCATCGCGGGAACGGTCAGGCTGGTCGGGCCGACGGTCAGTACCGACACGGGCCGCGCGATCGTCTATGTCACGCTGCCCGCAGAGGATCATCCTCCCGTCGGCATTTATGTGACGGGGCAGATCGAGCTGCAGTCGACAAGCGCCCTCACCGTACCGGAGACGGCGCTCGTGTTCCGCGACGGCATCAACTACATCTTCACGGTCGATGCGGATCATCGCGCCTCGCGCGTGCGGGTCGAGACCGGACGCCGCAACGCCGGAGAGGTGGAGATCCTGTCCGGCATCGATCGATCAACCTCGGTTGTAAAATCCGGCGGCGCCTTCCTCTCGGACAATGCGCTGGTCAGGGTCGAGGGAGAAGCACAATGA
- a CDS encoding efflux RND transporter permease subunit has translation MNFSAWSIRNPVPAILLFVLLTVGGLLAFERLAVQNFPDMDLPTVKITATLEGAAPSQLETEVARKIEDNLASLSLLDHITTTITDGSVSISVSFKLEKDSEEALNEVRNAVDSTTDLPSAMETPSVTKVTVQGSPLITYAVRSTRLNETELSWFVDNEMTKALLSVSGVGDVGRIGGIDREVHVDLNPQIMGSLGMTAATVSSRLKSVQADSSGGRGEIGGNRQSIRTLGAVASTEELKALAIPLPSGKLVRLDEIGTVTDSFSDRSSLAYLDGQPVIGVQVKRSNGFSDTGVAAAIQAAMRDFAVANPDVEIVEAYSTVGPIIENYDGSMHMLYEGAILAVVVVWLFLRDWRATFLSAVALPLSVIPTFLAMYFADFSLNTVTLLALSLVVGILVDDAIVEVENIARHLNMGKSPMDAALEAADEIGLAVIATTFTLVSVFLPTAFMSGIPGLIFRQFGVTAAVAVLASLLVARLLTPMMAAYMMKAHPAEEKDGRIMRAYMAVMKACLSHRKLTVLGVGVFLGLSLSAIPLLKSGFLPASDDAQTKVTLTLQPGSTVEQTDALTRQAADIIAKLPDVTRVFSTVGSASSGAGLESSTTNDVSSATLVVNLTPIGDRDRKQSEIENDIRQALAVLPGLRVEVGSGGNGTTLEITLASDDSNALDQAGSALEEQLRTLKGIGAVTSSASLQAPEIQIVPDFTRAAALGVTSEAISEAVRVATNGDYSSSMAKLNLPQRQVSIRVRLDPGNRTRLDDIANLRVSGTNGNVDLGSIADIRIGGSPSEINRIDRSRNVTLSVELNGRILGDVNREAQVLPALKNLPRGVHLIEQGELQRSSELFESFGIAMAIGVFCIYAVLVLLFHDFLQPLTILMALPLSLGGALLPLIVTGTSFSMAAVIGLLMLMGVVTKNSILLVEYAIMARRGGMSRYDALVDACHKRARPIIMTTIAMGCGMLPVALSLSGGDGSFRQPMAIVVIGGLLTSTFLSLLVIPVIFTFVDDFLELLKRPFRGNQQGESEAAPAKVV, from the coding sequence ATGAACTTCTCCGCCTGGTCGATCCGCAATCCCGTCCCCGCCATTCTGCTGTTTGTTCTCCTGACGGTGGGTGGGCTGCTCGCCTTCGAGCGGCTCGCGGTCCAGAACTTTCCCGACATGGACCTGCCGACGGTCAAGATCACCGCGACGCTCGAGGGTGCGGCCCCGTCGCAACTGGAGACCGAGGTCGCCCGCAAGATCGAGGACAATCTCGCCTCGCTCAGCCTTCTCGACCATATCACCACGACCATTACGGACGGGTCGGTGTCGATCAGCGTCTCCTTCAAGTTGGAGAAGGACAGCGAGGAGGCCCTCAATGAGGTCCGCAACGCCGTGGACAGCACCACCGATCTGCCTTCGGCCATGGAGACGCCGAGCGTGACGAAGGTCACGGTGCAGGGTTCTCCTCTGATCACCTATGCCGTGCGCTCGACCCGGCTCAACGAAACGGAGCTGTCCTGGTTCGTCGACAACGAGATGACCAAGGCGCTGCTTTCCGTCTCCGGTGTCGGCGATGTCGGCCGCATAGGCGGCATAGACCGCGAAGTACATGTCGACCTCAACCCGCAAATCATGGGATCGCTGGGGATGACGGCCGCAACGGTCTCGTCCCGTCTCAAATCCGTTCAGGCGGACAGTTCGGGCGGTCGCGGCGAGATCGGCGGCAACAGGCAGTCGATCCGCACGCTCGGGGCCGTCGCTTCGACCGAGGAGTTGAAGGCGCTCGCGATCCCGCTGCCGAGCGGCAAGCTGGTGCGCCTCGACGAGATCGGCACGGTGACGGACAGCTTCTCCGACCGCTCCTCGCTCGCCTATCTCGACGGGCAGCCGGTGATCGGCGTTCAGGTTAAGCGCTCGAACGGCTTTTCGGATACCGGCGTCGCGGCCGCCATCCAGGCCGCGATGCGGGACTTCGCGGTCGCCAATCCGGACGTGGAGATCGTCGAGGCCTACAGCACGGTCGGGCCGATCATCGAGAACTACGACGGCTCCATGCACATGCTCTATGAGGGCGCGATCCTCGCCGTCGTGGTCGTCTGGCTATTCCTGCGCGACTGGCGGGCGACCTTCCTGTCAGCGGTGGCTCTGCCCCTGTCGGTCATCCCGACCTTTCTCGCGATGTATTTCGCGGATTTCAGCCTGAATACCGTGACGCTGCTCGCGCTCTCTCTGGTGGTCGGCATCCTCGTCGACGACGCCATCGTGGAAGTCGAAAACATCGCCCGTCACCTCAACATGGGAAAATCGCCGATGGACGCGGCGCTGGAGGCCGCCGACGAGATCGGCCTTGCCGTCATCGCCACGACCTTCACGCTGGTCTCCGTGTTCCTGCCGACCGCCTTCATGAGCGGCATTCCCGGCCTCATCTTCCGCCAGTTCGGTGTGACCGCGGCCGTCGCAGTGCTGGCCTCACTGCTGGTCGCGCGCCTGCTGACGCCGATGATGGCCGCCTACATGATGAAAGCCCATCCGGCCGAAGAGAAGGACGGCCGTATCATGCGCGCCTACATGGCCGTCATGAAAGCCTGCCTCAGCCACCGGAAGCTGACGGTTCTCGGCGTCGGCGTCTTCCTCGGCCTCTCATTATCGGCGATTCCACTTCTCAAATCGGGATTCCTGCCGGCCTCCGACGACGCGCAAACGAAGGTCACGCTCACACTGCAGCCCGGCAGCACTGTCGAGCAGACCGACGCGTTGACGCGCCAGGCCGCGGACATCATCGCGAAGCTGCCGGATGTCACCCGCGTATTCTCCACGGTTGGCAGTGCGTCCTCGGGAGCCGGCCTCGAGTCCTCCACGACGAACGACGTCAGCTCGGCGACGCTCGTCGTCAACCTGACGCCGATCGGCGATCGCGACCGCAAACAGTCCGAGATCGAGAACGACATCCGGCAGGCGCTCGCCGTGCTGCCGGGCCTCAGGGTCGAAGTCGGTTCGGGGGGCAATGGAACGACGCTCGAGATCACGCTTGCCAGTGACGATTCCAATGCCCTCGACCAGGCAGGCAGCGCGCTGGAGGAGCAGTTGCGCACTCTTAAGGGCATAGGCGCCGTTACCTCCAGTGCTTCACTCCAAGCTCCAGAGATCCAGATCGTGCCCGATTTTACGCGGGCGGCGGCACTCGGCGTCACGTCGGAAGCGATTTCCGAAGCGGTCCGCGTCGCGACCAATGGCGATTACTCCTCTTCGATGGCAAAGCTCAACCTGCCGCAACGGCAGGTATCGATCCGCGTGCGGCTCGATCCCGGGAACCGGACGAGACTGGACGACATCGCCAATCTCCGCGTCAGCGGCACGAACGGCAATGTCGATCTCGGCTCCATCGCCGACATTCGCATCGGCGGCAGCCCGTCCGAGATCAACCGCATCGACCGCTCGCGCAACGTCACCCTCTCGGTCGAGCTCAACGGCCGCATCCTCGGCGACGTCAACCGCGAAGCCCAGGTGCTGCCTGCGCTCAAGAACCTGCCGCGGGGTGTTCACCTTATCGAACAGGGCGAATTGCAGCGCAGTTCCGAACTGTTCGAGAGCTTCGGCATCGCCATGGCGATCGGCGTGTTCTGCATCTATGCAGTGCTGGTTCTGCTCTTCCACGATTTCCTGCAGCCGCTGACGATTCTGATGGCGCTGCCGTTGTCGCTCGGGGGCGCGCTTCTACCGCTTATCGTTACCGGCACGAGCTTCTCCATGGCGGCGGTGATCGGGCTGCTCATGCTGATGGGCGTGGTGACGAAGAACTCCATCCTGCTGGTCGAATACGCCATCATGGCGCGGCGCGGCGGTATGTCACGATATGACGCTCTGGTGGACGCCTGCCACAAGCGGGCGCGACCGATCATCATGACCACGATCGCCATGGGATGCGGCATGCTGCCCGTGGCCCTGAGCCTGAGCGGCGGCGATGGGAGCTTCCGCCAGCCCATGGCTATCGTCGTGATCGGTGGGCTGCTGACGTCGACATTCCTCAGTTTGCTGGTCATCCCGGTCATTTTCACGTTTGTCGATGACTTCCTCGAACTCCTCAAACGGCCATTTCGTGGGAATCAGCAGGGAGAATCGGAAGCGGCGCCTGCAAAGGTTGTCTGA
- a CDS encoding GNAT family N-acetyltransferase, translating into MAYRIIPADESLLAEIETWLDAEEANYQRAYQEWEEADYQGDAPIRGFRCNWDSAKKGWREGRSKIHCLIVDGRAVGFLDGTDILEINPDHRGHGYGQILADFMIQSAWEEGRSVVEIEIAPSSAEPFWKHMGFSLVAEREGYGGGTFAYKILPRTFTLGDGDRVNYKIGFFSEKARYSDDPKPFAEFVGDGERLSDGRIQLPERAYCFNPLDDQHVDYFVKIEVDGEVIHFDKAKYEESGLCGVQRDAGYDFYIERVNPASGNVAR; encoded by the coding sequence ATGGCCTATCGGATTATTCCTGCTGACGAGTCTTTGCTCGCAGAGATCGAAACCTGGTTAGACGCCGAAGAGGCCAACTATCAGCGTGCATATCAAGAATGGGAGGAGGCGGATTACCAGGGGGATGCACCGATCCGCGGTTTCCGGTGCAACTGGGATTCAGCAAAGAAGGGATGGCGGGAGGGGCGATCTAAGATCCACTGCCTTATCGTAGATGGTCGAGCTGTAGGTTTCCTCGATGGCACAGATATCCTTGAGATCAATCCCGATCATCGGGGCCATGGCTACGGCCAGATCCTTGCCGACTTCATGATTCAGTCGGCATGGGAGGAAGGAAGGTCGGTGGTCGAAATTGAGATCGCGCCGTCCAGTGCTGAACCATTCTGGAAGCATATGGGCTTTTCGCTTGTAGCAGAGCGAGAGGGATATGGCGGGGGAACTTTCGCCTATAAGATTCTTCCCAGAACCTTCACTCTGGGAGATGGAGATCGCGTCAATTACAAGATCGGCTTCTTCAGCGAGAAAGCACGGTACAGCGATGACCCTAAACCCTTTGCTGAGTTCGTCGGAGACGGCGAGCGCCTTTCCGACGGTCGGATCCAGCTTCCGGAACGCGCATATTGTTTCAACCCGCTGGATGACCAGCACGTGGACTATTTCGTGAAGATCGAGGTCGATGGCGAGGTTATCCATTTCGACAAGGCGAAGTACGAAGAAAGCGGTCTCTGTGGCGTGCAACGCGATGCCGGCTATGACTTCTACATCGAGCGCGTCAATCCTGCCAGCGGCAACGTCGCGAGATGA